One Spinacia oleracea cultivar Varoflay chromosome 4, BTI_SOV_V1, whole genome shotgun sequence DNA segment encodes these proteins:
- the LOC110794359 gene encoding uncharacterized protein isoform X1 — protein sequence MAAYTMKSDKTFLRCLDTGAIEVYELDSPYLFPVKGKQWSHLGISIGPGNKHEVLKIGDRDISGDNLRTLIKDLFNSRLIVNREGLGFLATAGVTAVILEVDYYRLFDLFDWSKYQVNASLNTKWARSNFMDGRPLDILGSNQGNGKHDDKKKLSDKEKELENVKLKHKKELEEVKLTHKQALEDVKLKLKEELEKVKRKNEEERKEKEEKIDNMKEVLTIAEEELKDRQEKIKKLKEEVARVKQEELKKKQDEVDKLKEELETIERKNLEESKRKENKIEKLREELDETERRKRIELKDKEDEINELIEKLERKKETEELKEAAEESKRKQNKIEKLREELDEAERRKRIELRDKEDEINELIEKLERKRETEELKEALEESKRKQNKIEKLREELDEAERRKRLELKDKEDEINELIEKLDRKRETEKSKEALEEAERRKQKELKKKQDEIDELKKKHKAELEAKNGENMVLEEELKLHVFLRSGFTKSYLFFNRLMKHMVTNLPSSKLSIIPERSAKEHTKPVAEGIVPIMPIGPILDSVSNFPSQKIYCEESFYGTYNDYDLDNWQVVRVAHTIQAGNRLYTLAFYNGKKFRNSNGFNSKYHYFIPCHAEYLSHYNSNVGSVCVCNIVGVGARYSIVCFDTSGSELYP from the coding sequence ATGGCAGCTTACACAATGAAGTCAGACAAGACTTTCCTTCGATGTTTGGACACAGGAGCGATCGAAGTATACGAGTTGGATAGTCCTTACCTATTTCCGGTAAAAGGGAAACAATGGAGTCACCTTGGAATCAGTATAGGGCCCGGCAACAAACATGAAGTGCTGAAGATCGGGGACAGAGATATCAGTGGTGATAATCTGCGGACCTTGATCAAAGATCTTTTCAACTCGCGACTGATTGTGAATCGTGAGGGACTTGGTTTCCTTGCGACTGCAGGGGTCACAGCTGTGATCTTGGAAGTGGATTACTACAGGCTGTTTGATCTCTTTGATTGGTCCAAGTACCAAGTCAATGCATCTCTCAACACTAAATGGGCTCGCAGCAACTTTATGGATGGCCGTCCCTTGGATATATTAGGGAGCAATCAAGGGAATGGCAAGCACGATGACAAAAAGAAATTAAGTGACAAGGAGAAGGAGTTGGAGAACGTGAAGCTTAAGCATAAAAAGGAGCTAGAAGAGGTGAAGCTTACACATAAACAAGCGCTAGAGGATGTGAAGCTTAAACTTAAAGAGGAGTTAGAGAAAGTGAAGCGTAAGAATGAGGAAGAAAGGAAGGAGAAGGAGGAGAAGATAGATAACATGAAGGAGGTGTTGACGATAGCGGAGGAAGAGTTGAAGGACAGACAAGAGAAGATTAAGAAATTGAAAGAGGAGGTGGCGCGTGTAAAGCAGGAAGAATTGAAGAAGAAACAAGATGAGGTAGACAAATTGAAAGAGGAGTTGGAGACAATAGAGCGTAAAAATTTGGAGGAATCAAAGAGGAAAGAAAATAAGATAGAGAAATTGAGAGAGGAGTTGGATGAGACAGAGCGTAGGAAGCGAATAGAGTTGAAGGATAAAGAAGATGAGATAAACGAACTGATAGAGAAGTTGGAGCGTAAAAAGGAAACAGAAGAATTGAAAGAAGCGGCGGAGGAGTCAAAGAGGAAACAAAATAAGATAGAGAAATTGAGAGAGGAGTTGGATGAGGCAGAGCGTAGGAAGCGAATAGAGTTGAGGGATAAAGAAGATGAGATAAACGAACTGATAGAGAAGTTGGAGCGTAAAAGGGAAACAGAAGAATTGAAAGAAGCGTTGGAGGAATCAAAGAGGAAACAAAATAAGATAGAGAAATTGAGAGAGGAGTTGGATGAGGCAGAGCGTAGGAAGCGATTAGAGTTGAAGGATAAAGAAGATGAGATAAACGAACTGATAGAGAAGTTGGATCGTAAAAGAGAAACAGAAAAATCGAAAGAAGCGTTGGAGGAAGCAGAACGTAGAAAACAGAAAGAGTTGAAGAAGAAACAGGATGAGATTGATGAACTAAAGAAAAAGCACAAGGCGGAATTAGAGGCAAAGAATGGAGAAAATATGGTTTTGGAAGAGGAGTTGAAATTACATGTATTTCTAAGGAGTGGTTTCACAAaatcatatttattttttaataggcTGATGAAACACATGGTGACCAACTTGCCATCTTCAAAATTGAGCATCATACCTGAAAGATCAGCTAAAGAACACACTAAACCGGTAGCCGAGGGGATTGTTCCAATCATGCCAATAGGGCCAATACTCGACTCAGTATCAAATTTTCCTAGTCAAAAAATTTATTGCGAAGAATCGTTTTACGGTACTTACAACGATTATGACTTGGATAATTGGCAGGTTGTTCGAGTAGCGCATACTATACAGGCGGGTAATCGATTATATACATTAGCGTTTTACAACGGGAAAAAGTTTCGTAACAGTAATGGATTCAACAGTAAGTATCACTATTTCATTCCATGTCATGCTGAGTACCTTTCACACTATAACAGTAATGTAGGTTCTGTTTGTGTATGCAATATAGTTGGGGTTGGCGCAAGATATAGTATTGTGTGCTTTGATACAAGTGGGAGTGAGCTATACCCATGA
- the LOC110794359 gene encoding uncharacterized protein isoform X2 codes for MAAYTMKSDKTFLRCLDTGAIEVYELDSPYLFPVKGKQWSHLGISIGPGNKHEVLKIGDRDISGDNLRTLIKDLFNSRLIVNREGLGFLATAGVTAVILEVDYYRLFDLFDWSKYQVNASLNTKWARSNFMDGRPLDILGSNQGNGKHDDKKKLSDKEKELENVKLKHKKELEEVKLTHKQALEDVKLKLKEELEKVKRKNEEERKEKEEKIDNMKEVLTIAEEELKDRQEKIKKLKEEVARVKQEELKKKQDEVDKLKEELETIERKNLEESKRKENKIEKLREELDETERRKRIELKDKEDEINELIEKLERKKETEELKEAAEESKRKQNKIEKLREELDEAERRKRIELRDKEDEINELIEKLERKRETEELKEALEESKRKQNKIEKLREELDEAERRKRLELKDKEDEINELIEKLDRKRETEKSKEALEEAERRKQKELKKKQDEIDELKKKHKAELEAKNGENMVLEEELKLHVFLRSGFTKSYLFFNRLMKHMVTNLPSSKLSIIPERSAKEHTKPVAEGIVPIMPIGPILDSVSNFPSQKIYCEESFYGTYNDYDLDNWQVVRVAHTIQAGNRLYTLAFYNGKKFRNSNGFNIGVGARYSIVCFDTSGSELYP; via the exons ATGGCAGCTTACACAATGAAGTCAGACAAGACTTTCCTTCGATGTTTGGACACAGGAGCGATCGAAGTATACGAGTTGGATAGTCCTTACCTATTTCCGGTAAAAGGGAAACAATGGAGTCACCTTGGAATCAGTATAGGGCCCGGCAACAAACATGAAGTGCTGAAGATCGGGGACAGAGATATCAGTGGTGATAATCTGCGGACCTTGATCAAAGATCTTTTCAACTCGCGACTGATTGTGAATCGTGAGGGACTTGGTTTCCTTGCGACTGCAGGGGTCACAGCTGTGATCTTGGAAGTGGATTACTACAGGCTGTTTGATCTCTTTGATTGGTCCAAGTACCAAGTCAATGCATCTCTCAACACTAAATGGGCTCGCAGCAACTTTATGGATGGCCGTCCCTTGGATATATTAGGGAGCAATCAAGGGAATGGCAAGCACGATGACAAAAAGAAATTAAGTGACAAGGAGAAGGAGTTGGAGAACGTGAAGCTTAAGCATAAAAAGGAGCTAGAAGAGGTGAAGCTTACACATAAACAAGCGCTAGAGGATGTGAAGCTTAAACTTAAAGAGGAGTTAGAGAAAGTGAAGCGTAAGAATGAGGAAGAAAGGAAGGAGAAGGAGGAGAAGATAGATAACATGAAGGAGGTGTTGACGATAGCGGAGGAAGAGTTGAAGGACAGACAAGAGAAGATTAAGAAATTGAAAGAGGAGGTGGCGCGTGTAAAGCAGGAAGAATTGAAGAAGAAACAAGATGAGGTAGACAAATTGAAAGAGGAGTTGGAGACAATAGAGCGTAAAAATTTGGAGGAATCAAAGAGGAAAGAAAATAAGATAGAGAAATTGAGAGAGGAGTTGGATGAGACAGAGCGTAGGAAGCGAATAGAGTTGAAGGATAAAGAAGATGAGATAAACGAACTGATAGAGAAGTTGGAGCGTAAAAAGGAAACAGAAGAATTGAAAGAAGCGGCGGAGGAGTCAAAGAGGAAACAAAATAAGATAGAGAAATTGAGAGAGGAGTTGGATGAGGCAGAGCGTAGGAAGCGAATAGAGTTGAGGGATAAAGAAGATGAGATAAACGAACTGATAGAGAAGTTGGAGCGTAAAAGGGAAACAGAAGAATTGAAAGAAGCGTTGGAGGAATCAAAGAGGAAACAAAATAAGATAGAGAAATTGAGAGAGGAGTTGGATGAGGCAGAGCGTAGGAAGCGATTAGAGTTGAAGGATAAAGAAGATGAGATAAACGAACTGATAGAGAAGTTGGATCGTAAAAGAGAAACAGAAAAATCGAAAGAAGCGTTGGAGGAAGCAGAACGTAGAAAACAGAAAGAGTTGAAGAAGAAACAGGATGAGATTGATGAACTAAAGAAAAAGCACAAGGCGGAATTAGAGGCAAAGAATGGAGAAAATATGGTTTTGGAAGAGGAGTTGAAATTACATGTATTTCTAAGGAGTGGTTTCACAAaatcatatttattttttaataggcTGATGAAACACATGGTGACCAACTTGCCATCTTCAAAATTGAGCATCATACCTGAAAGATCAGCTAAAGAACACACTAAACCGGTAGCCGAGGGGATTGTTCCAATCATGCCAATAGGGCCAATACTCGACTCAGTATCAAATTTTCCTAGTCAAAAAATTTATTGCGAAGAATCGTTTTACGGTACTTACAACGATTATGACTTGGATAATTGGCAGGTTGTTCGAGTAGCGCATACTATACAGGCGGGTAATCGATTATATACATTAGCGTTTTACAACGGGAAAAAGTTTCGTAACAGTAATGGATTCAACA TTGGGGTTGGCGCAAGATATAGTATTGTGTGCTTTGATACAAGTGGGAGTGAGCTATACCCATGA